A window of the Paenibacillus woosongensis genome harbors these coding sequences:
- a CDS encoding MerR family transcriptional regulator, with product MEYTIQKLARLAGVSTRTLRYYDEIDILKPARINSSGYRIYGQAEVDLLQQILFYRELGISLEQIKAIITSPSFNSVLALKQHREQLLDRRRQLDVLIGNVDKTIAMHEGRISMTDKEKFEGFKQQLIDDNEQKYGREIREKYGNEKVDQSNLKLRGMTEEQYEKMTQLEEELKRTLAEAYRTGDPASEIAQRAADLHKQWLCYTWNEYNAEAHAGLAQMYVDDERFTAYYDAEQSGTAQFLRDAILIYTGN from the coding sequence ATGGAATATACCATACAGAAGCTGGCCCGGCTAGCCGGAGTCAGCACGAGAACGCTTCGCTATTATGACGAGATTGATATTCTTAAGCCGGCAAGAATCAACTCGTCCGGGTACCGCATCTACGGCCAAGCAGAAGTAGATCTGCTGCAGCAAATTTTGTTCTACCGCGAGCTGGGCATTTCACTGGAGCAGATCAAAGCGATCATCACCTCGCCCAGTTTCAACAGCGTTTTGGCGCTTAAGCAGCACCGGGAACAGCTCCTTGACAGAAGAAGGCAATTGGATGTCCTGATTGGAAATGTGGATAAGACGATTGCTATGCATGAAGGGAGAATAAGCATGACGGATAAAGAGAAGTTTGAAGGGTTCAAACAGCAATTGATCGACGATAACGAGCAGAAATACGGCAGGGAAATCCGCGAAAAATACGGGAATGAAAAGGTTGACCAGTCCAACTTGAAATTGCGCGGGATGACGGAGGAGCAATATGAAAAAATGACGCAATTAGAGGAAGAGCTTAAGCGGACGTTGGCCGAAGCATATCGAACCGGCGATCCAGCTAGCGAAATCGCCCAGCGGGCGGCGGATCTGCACAAGCAGTGGCTGTGCTATACTTGGAACGAATACAACGCAGAAGCTCATGCCGGGCTGGCGCAGATGTACGTGGACGATGAGCGGTTCACCGCTTATTATGATGCAGAACAATCAGGTACGGCACAGTTCCTTCGCGATGCAATTCTCATTTATACGGGAAATTGA
- a CDS encoding AAA family ATPase yields the protein MKFVIIFGPQAVGKMTVGHQLEKVTELKLFHNHVTIEMLAPLFGFNREMWRLVNKFRQDIFEAAADSDMYGMIFTYVWGFDLQEDWDYVDKICKTIEDKDGEVYFVELEADLEKRIERNKTPHRLEHKPTKRNVTRSEQDLLQTMEQHRLNSFEGEIKRENYIRINNSNLSACEVAEIIKNRFAL from the coding sequence ATGAAATTTGTTATAATATTTGGGCCGCAGGCGGTAGGAAAAATGACAGTAGGACATCAATTGGAGAAGGTAACTGAACTAAAGTTGTTCCACAATCACGTAACAATTGAAATGTTAGCTCCCCTATTCGGTTTTAATCGTGAAATGTGGAGATTAGTAAATAAATTTCGTCAAGACATATTTGAAGCCGCCGCTGATAGTGATATGTATGGAATGATTTTCACTTATGTATGGGGATTCGATTTGCAAGAGGATTGGGACTACGTTGATAAAATTTGCAAAACAATCGAAGATAAAGATGGCGAAGTGTATTTTGTTGAGCTTGAAGCCGATCTTGAGAAAAGAATTGAGCGTAACAAGACTCCTCACAGACTTGAACACAAACCAACAAAAAGGAATGTTACTCGTTCTGAACAGGATCTATTACAGACAATGGAGCAACATCGATTAAACTCCTTCGAGGGAGAAATTAAAAGAGAAAATTACATCAGAATTAACAACTCGAATTTAAGTGCTTGTGAGGTTGCTGAAATCATTAAGAACAGATTCGCTTTATAG
- a CDS encoding pectate lyase has product MKKKVSFFLALSLVMTLFGALHASAASITVDSTIIVKAGTTFDGKGQTYVANPNTLGDGSQAENQKPIFRLEANATLKNVIIGAPGADGVHCYGNCNINNVTWADVGEDALTLKSSGTVNINGGGAYKAYDKVFQINAAGTINIKNFKANDIGKLVRQNGGTTFKVVMNVDNCDISKVKDSILRTDSSTSTGKITNTRYSSVPTLFKGFASGNTSQSGNTQY; this is encoded by the coding sequence ATGAAGAAGAAAGTTAGTTTTTTTCTCGCCCTATCGTTAGTGATGACACTATTCGGTGCGCTCCATGCATCCGCGGCGTCCATTACGGTAGACTCTACAATTATCGTTAAGGCAGGAACAACGTTTGACGGCAAAGGCCAAACTTATGTTGCCAACCCGAATACTTTAGGCGACGGCAGCCAGGCTGAGAACCAGAAACCGATTTTTCGCCTGGAGGCGAACGCCACGCTGAAGAATGTCATTATCGGGGCGCCGGGCGCTGACGGAGTTCACTGTTATGGAAACTGCAACATCAACAACGTAACATGGGCGGATGTAGGTGAAGATGCACTTACCCTCAAATCTTCTGGAACCGTTAACATTAATGGTGGAGGCGCTTACAAGGCGTACGACAAAGTATTTCAAATCAATGCAGCAGGAACGATCAACATAAAGAATTTCAAAGCGAATGACATCGGCAAGCTTGTGCGGCAAAATGGCGGTACCACTTTCAAAGTTGTGATGAACGTAGACAACTGCGACATTTCCAAGGTAAAAGATTCGATTCTGCGTACAGACAGTAGTACATCAACCGGGAAAATCACGAATACGAGATATTCTAGTGTTCCTACCTTATTTAAAGGCTTTGCATCCGGCAACACAAGCCAGTCCGGAAATACGCAATATTAA
- a CDS encoding methylated-DNA--[protein]-cysteine S-methyltransferase, translating into MTVLTESPLYWSLLQMDHWSIHIAATTRGLCYVGSHDQPYAELSAWANRRFPGCGLREDEARMRPYAEELSRYLRGELECFNLPLDAPGTEFQRMVWQALAEIPYGCTESYTGIARKISKPSAVRAVGAAIGANPLLIVIPCHRVIGRNGALTGYRGGLDMKARLIELEEDHVKQAGAIYEVL; encoded by the coding sequence ATGACAGTGTTAACGGAATCCCCATTATACTGGTCATTGCTGCAGATGGATCATTGGAGCATTCATATTGCCGCAACAACCCGGGGACTGTGCTATGTCGGTTCTCATGACCAGCCGTATGCGGAGCTGTCGGCTTGGGCAAACCGGAGATTCCCCGGCTGCGGCTTGAGGGAGGACGAAGCGAGAATGCGTCCCTATGCGGAGGAATTGAGTCGATATTTGCGAGGAGAGCTCGAATGCTTCAACCTTCCATTGGACGCTCCCGGGACTGAGTTTCAACGGATGGTCTGGCAAGCGCTCGCCGAAATCCCTTATGGCTGTACGGAATCTTATACAGGTATTGCCCGCAAAATCTCTAAACCGTCCGCCGTACGGGCCGTCGGGGCCGCGATCGGGGCAAATCCGTTATTGATCGTCATTCCATGCCACCGTGTCATAGGCAGAAATGGAGCCCTTACGGGATATCGCGGCGGGCTGGACATGAAGGCGCGTTTAATCGAACTGGAAGAGGACCATGTAAAACAGGCAGGAGCCATATATGAGGTTCTTTGA
- a CDS encoding bifunctional transcriptional activator/DNA repair enzyme AdaA: MRKQGQPLTEELWQAIVGNNAIYDKRFIYAVQSTGIFCRPSCKSRPPKREHVRIFANAEEALSANFRPCKRCKPAHGRLPDAEWVEQIAGYMDAHYREKLTLDILAEMCHGSPYHLHRTFKRIKGVTPALYLQQRRLNTATKYLRTTDKAIAEIAESVGIGSTSYFITLFKKATGQTPSEYRECVNRTGGTLL, encoded by the coding sequence ATGAGAAAACAAGGCCAGCCGTTAACCGAAGAATTATGGCAAGCGATCGTAGGGAATAATGCGATTTACGACAAGCGATTTATTTACGCTGTGCAATCGACGGGGATTTTCTGCCGGCCTTCCTGCAAATCCCGCCCGCCGAAGAGGGAGCATGTCCGAATATTTGCCAATGCGGAGGAGGCTTTATCCGCGAATTTTCGCCCCTGCAAAAGATGCAAGCCTGCTCATGGCCGGCTTCCAGACGCTGAATGGGTGGAGCAGATTGCGGGGTATATGGATGCCCACTACCGGGAGAAGCTCACCCTGGATATTTTGGCTGAAATGTGCCATGGTAGCCCATATCATCTGCATCGCACCTTTAAGCGAATTAAAGGGGTGACGCCAGCTCTGTATCTGCAGCAAAGGAGATTGAACACGGCGACAAAATATTTGCGCACAACCGACAAAGCGATAGCTGAAATCGCCGAGTCTGTTGGTATCGGCAGCACTTCTTATTTTATCACCCTTTTTAAAAAAGCGACGGGACAGACCCCGTCAGAATACCGCGAATGCGTGAATAGAACAGGAGGTACATTATTATGA
- a CDS encoding DNA-3-methyladenine glycosylase family protein — MDASTEMNLMIDVPEPFSFAQNLAYLLRSPNECLYQIRDGQVSRAITIKEHLSIIEISAHEDNSLKVTIKGGTAPISPSLQSEVAKYVREWFDMDRDLLPFYEMAREDRLLTQAVSSFYGLRVIGIPDLFEAVSWGILGQQISLGYAYTLKRRLVERFGKQVSVDREQYWLFPSAADIAGLTVEDFSGLRMTVKKCEYLIGAARLIAEGELTKDKLLNAGSLKAAEQMLVSIRGIGPWTANYVMMRCLRMPSAFPIDDVGLHNAIKHLTGSDRKPTKQEIRTLAAAWTNWEAYATFYLWRFLY, encoded by the coding sequence ATGGATGCAAGCACAGAGATGAACCTGATGATAGACGTTCCCGAGCCATTTAGCTTTGCGCAAAATTTGGCTTACTTATTAAGATCGCCCAATGAATGCCTATATCAGATCCGGGACGGACAGGTTAGCAGGGCAATCACCATTAAGGAACACTTATCGATCATAGAAATCAGCGCTCATGAGGACAATTCGCTAAAAGTAACTATTAAAGGCGGCACTGCGCCCATCAGCCCATCGCTGCAATCGGAAGTCGCGAAATACGTCAGAGAATGGTTCGACATGGATCGAGATCTTCTTCCCTTTTATGAGATGGCCAGGGAGGATCGGCTGCTGACGCAAGCGGTCTCTTCTTTTTATGGATTGCGGGTGATCGGCATCCCCGATTTGTTCGAAGCGGTAAGCTGGGGTATTCTCGGACAGCAAATCAGTCTGGGTTATGCCTACACGTTGAAAAGACGGCTTGTTGAGCGTTTTGGCAAACAAGTAAGTGTTGATAGAGAGCAGTATTGGCTCTTCCCTTCCGCAGCCGACATAGCCGGGTTAACGGTCGAAGATTTCAGCGGGCTGCGAATGACCGTCAAAAAATGCGAGTACCTTATCGGTGCAGCCCGGCTAATTGCCGAAGGGGAATTGACGAAAGACAAGCTGCTGAATGCCGGCAGTTTGAAGGCGGCGGAGCAGATGCTTGTTTCCATTCGCGGCATCGGGCCGTGGACCGCTAATTATGTAATGATGCGTTGTCTGCGGATGCCCTCGGCTTTTCCAATCGATGATGTCGGACTGCATAACGCAATTAAACATTTAACGGGCAGCGACCGCAAGCCGACAAAGCAGGAAATCCGCACACTGGCCGCGGCGTGGACCAATTGGGAGGCATATGCGACGTTCTACTTATGGAGATTCCTGTACTGA
- a CDS encoding Rrf2 family transcriptional regulator, whose product MTISSRFAVAIHILTVLETNRGGVNTSEYISDSVNTNPVVIRRITGMLSKAGLVEARPGVAGSKLAKEATDITLLDIYQAVHAVDENGLFAVHDKTNDNCPVGRNIQSTIEPVFAEAQKAMESTLQQVTLLDIVRDLESKP is encoded by the coding sequence ATGACGATCAGTTCACGATTCGCCGTCGCTATTCATATATTGACCGTGCTGGAAACGAACCGGGGAGGCGTGAATACGTCCGAGTATATTTCGGACAGCGTGAACACCAACCCGGTGGTAATTCGGCGCATTACAGGGATGCTAAGCAAAGCAGGCCTCGTAGAAGCAAGGCCGGGCGTTGCCGGCTCGAAGCTGGCAAAGGAAGCAACCGATATTACGCTGCTGGACATTTACCAGGCTGTCCATGCTGTGGATGAGAATGGCCTGTTCGCGGTTCATGACAAGACGAACGATAATTGTCCGGTAGGACGCAACATTCAGTCGACGATCGAACCTGTTTTTGCTGAAGCTCAGAAGGCGATGGAGAGCACCCTTCAGCAGGTTACATTGCTGGATATCGTGCGCGATTTGGAAAGCAAGCCATAA
- a CDS encoding TIGR00266 family protein, which translates to MNAHEIDFEIYGNEMQCVEIQLDQGESVVAEAGSFMMMDQDIRMDTIFGDGSDNGGGLVGKLMGAGKRLLTGEGLFMTVFTNEGYNRQSVTFASPYPGKIIPLDLQMLGGRIICQKDSFLCAAKGVSVGIEFQRRLGTGFFGGEGFIMQKIEGDGLAFVHSGGLVLEKNLAPGEVLRLDTGCLVAMTAGVDYNIEFVKGVKSALFGGEGLFFATLRGPGKVWVQSLPFSRMADRVLSAARYSGRKDEGSILGGLGNLFEGR; encoded by the coding sequence ATGAATGCACATGAAATCGATTTTGAAATTTACGGCAACGAAATGCAGTGCGTCGAAATTCAGCTGGATCAGGGGGAGAGCGTAGTCGCCGAAGCAGGAAGCTTTATGATGATGGATCAGGACATTCGGATGGACACGATTTTTGGCGATGGCAGCGACAATGGCGGCGGGCTGGTCGGCAAGCTGATGGGAGCGGGCAAACGGCTTCTAACCGGGGAAGGCTTGTTCATGACCGTCTTTACGAACGAGGGCTATAACAGACAAAGCGTCACCTTCGCATCTCCCTATCCGGGCAAAATTATTCCGCTGGATCTTCAGATGCTCGGCGGGAGAATTATTTGCCAAAAGGATTCCTTCCTCTGTGCAGCCAAGGGCGTATCGGTAGGTATTGAGTTTCAGCGCCGGCTCGGTACTGGCTTCTTCGGGGGCGAGGGCTTTATTATGCAGAAAATTGAGGGAGACGGGCTGGCGTTCGTCCACTCCGGCGGTCTCGTCCTGGAGAAAAACCTCGCGCCGGGCGAAGTGCTGCGCCTCGATACGGGCTGTCTGGTTGCGATGACGGCCGGAGTCGATTATAACATCGAATTCGTGAAGGGAGTTAAGTCAGCCTTGTTTGGCGGGGAAGGGCTATTCTTTGCCACGCTGCGCGGACCGGGCAAAGTGTGGGTGCAGTCCTTGCCGTTCAGCCGTATGGCCGATCGCGTGCTCTCGGCGGCCCGCTACTCGGGACGAAAGGATGAAGGCAGTATTTTAGGCGGTCTGGGCAATTTGTTTGAAGGAAGATAA